A single region of the Saprospiraceae bacterium genome encodes:
- the thrS gene encoding threonine--tRNA ligase produces MMIKISFPDGKERQYEAGISAMDVAMSISHGLAKNVLSAKVNGEVWDATRPITTDASLELLTWDNGDGKATFWHSSAHLMAEALEVLYPGTKFGIGPAIENGFYYDVDLGDRILSTDDFQKIEDKMLELAREKNDYVRKEVSKADAIAYFQEKGDEYKLELLEGLNDGEITFYQQGNFVDLCRGPHIPNTEKVKAIKLMKVGGAYWRGDEQRKQLTRIYGITFPKQKELTDYLELLEEAKKRDHRKLGAELELFMFSDRVGQGLPIWLPKGNALRDRLMTFLKAEQEKRGYKLVTTPHIGKKELYVTSGHYEKYGEDSFQPIHTPREGEEFLLKPMNCPHHCEIYAHKPHSYKDLPLRIAEFGTVYRYEQSGELHGLSRVRGFTQDDAHIFCTPEQVKEEFLNVLDLTKLVMHKMGFEQVTAQISLRDPEKPEKYIGSQENWDNAERAIIEATKEVDLETVTVLGEAAFYGPKLDFMIKDALGRSWQLGTIQVDYNLPERFELEYIGADNQSHRPVMIHRAPFGSMERFMSILIEHTAGKFPLWLTPEQFAILPISDKYNDYALEIERELSKFDIRGGIDDRSEKIGRKIRDTEMKKIPFMLIVGEKEMEEKTVAVRVQGEGDKGSMTVEEFATYFNTLL; encoded by the coding sequence ATGATGATAAAGATTTCTTTCCCAGATGGTAAGGAGCGCCAATACGAAGCAGGTATTTCTGCGATGGATGTTGCTATGTCCATCAGTCATGGTTTGGCCAAGAACGTTCTTTCGGCAAAAGTTAATGGAGAGGTGTGGGATGCAACCCGCCCGATCACGACAGATGCAAGCCTAGAACTGTTAACCTGGGACAATGGGGATGGGAAAGCTACTTTCTGGCACTCCTCTGCCCACCTCATGGCGGAGGCGCTGGAGGTATTATACCCCGGGACCAAATTCGGTATAGGCCCTGCGATCGAGAATGGCTTTTATTATGATGTTGATTTAGGCGACCGCATTTTATCTACAGACGATTTTCAGAAAATAGAAGATAAGATGCTGGAACTTGCCCGCGAAAAGAATGATTACGTCCGCAAGGAAGTTTCAAAGGCAGATGCTATTGCCTATTTTCAGGAAAAAGGAGACGAATATAAGCTAGAATTGTTGGAAGGACTTAATGATGGTGAAATCACCTTTTACCAACAGGGAAATTTCGTTGATCTTTGTCGCGGACCGCATATTCCGAATACAGAAAAGGTGAAGGCAATTAAGTTGATGAAGGTAGGAGGAGCCTATTGGCGAGGCGATGAACAGCGCAAGCAATTGACGCGCATTTATGGCATTACTTTTCCCAAACAAAAAGAATTAACTGATTATTTGGAATTGCTGGAAGAGGCCAAAAAGCGTGATCACCGCAAGTTGGGCGCTGAATTAGAGCTGTTTATGTTTTCTGATCGGGTTGGACAAGGCCTTCCCATTTGGCTTCCTAAGGGCAATGCTTTACGCGATCGTTTAATGACTTTCTTAAAAGCAGAGCAGGAAAAAAGAGGGTACAAGTTGGTCACAACGCCTCATATTGGCAAAAAAGAATTGTATGTTACTTCAGGCCATTATGAGAAATATGGAGAAGATAGTTTTCAACCCATTCATACACCCAGAGAAGGGGAAGAATTTTTACTAAAGCCGATGAATTGCCCTCATCACTGTGAAATATATGCACATAAACCACATTCTTATAAAGACCTACCGCTTCGAATAGCAGAATTTGGAACCGTTTACCGATATGAGCAAAGTGGTGAATTACATGGTTTGTCGCGGGTTCGTGGATTTACACAGGATGATGCGCATATTTTTTGCACGCCAGAGCAGGTAAAAGAAGAATTCCTCAATGTATTAGATTTGACCAAACTGGTGATGCACAAGATGGGCTTTGAACAGGTGACTGCGCAAATTTCATTGCGGGACCCGGAGAAGCCAGAGAAATACATTGGCTCCCAAGAAAACTGGGACAATGCAGAGCGGGCTATTATCGAAGCAACAAAAGAAGTTGACCTAGAAACTGTCACCGTTTTAGGGGAAGCTGCTTTTTATGGCCCCAAACTTGATTTTATGATCAAGGATGCCTTAGGACGATCTTGGCAATTGGGTACCATCCAAGTAGATTATAATTTGCCAGAACGATTTGAATTAGAATACATTGGCGCCGATAACCAGTCTCACCGGCCTGTGATGATTCATAGAGCTCCTTTTGGTTCTATGGAGCGTTTCATGAGTATTTTGATTGAGCATACCGCTGGAAAGTTTCCACTTTGGTTAACCCCTGAGCAATTTGCGATCCTGCCAATCAGTGATAAATACAATGATTATGCCCTGGAAATAGAACGAGAACTTAGCAAATTTGATATTCGAGGTGGCATTGATGATCGTAGCGAGAAAATTGGTCGAAAGATCAGGGATACAGAAATGAAGAAAATCCCGTTTATGCTGATCGTTGGTGAAAAGGAAATGGAAGAAAAAACAGTTGCTGTCAGGGTACAAGGCGAAGGCGATAAAGGGAGTATGACTGTTGAGGAATTTGCGACTTACTTTAACACCCTTTTATAG